The nucleotide sequence ATAGTCTCCTATCATCATATCAAATCGAATCACGTTCTTCTAGCACAAGGTCGTCACTTTGTATCGTCATCAATGTTTTTTTATCTTGGCTCGTTTCGTTTAGAAGACGTACCGATTGCCTTCTGACTGCCTTTTCAATCATGTTACGAATGTATCTCCCATTAGAGAATGAGCCGGGGTTCGAATTCTTTACTCTTTCAATATGAGCTTTTAATTTCCATTCACAGTCTCTCGTAAGAACATATTCTCTTTCGATTATCATCCTTTTCGCTATTTCCATTAATTCTTCAACAGAATAGTCAGGAAAAGAAATCTTGATTGGAAATCTTGATGGCAAACCAGGGTTTAGTTTCAAAAAACGTTCCATCTCTTTTGGATATCCTGCGAGGATGAGTATAAAATCATGCTGTTGATCTTCCATCGCTTTCACAAGTGTATCAATGGCTTCTTTCCCAAAATCTTTTTCCCCGCCGCGTCCTAAAGAATACGCTTCATCAATAAACAGAATTCCCCCGCTTGCTTTCTTTAACAACTCTCTTGTTTTTTGAGCAGTATGGCCAATATATTCACCCACAAGATCGGCTCTTTCCGCCTCAATCAGATGCCCTTTTGAGAGTACTTTCATCTCATGAAAAAGGGTGCCCAGCTTTCTAGCTACCGTTGTCTTTCCTGTTCCTGGATTCCCTTTAAACAACATATGAAGTGCTTGTTTTTCAGCCTTCAATCCCAATTCTTGACGGCATTTATTAATATGAAGCCATGCATAGATTTCTTTTACGTGATATTTTAAGTCTTCCATTCCAACCAAACGATTTAAATCTTTTTCCATTCGAAGCAGCGGATGATGCTGCTCCAATGCCTTTTCTTTTCCAGCAAGGGTTGCTCCATCGTCAATCTTCGTTTTTTCATTTCCTTGGTTTAAGACAATGTTAATCTGCCTTTGCTTTTTTATCGCAATAGGTTCATTCAAGCGGGATCACCTCACTTTGCCAGTCGAATCATTATACGCAGCAACATCATTTTCCGTGACAAATGCCTATACTCTTTCTTGATCACTGTTATCAATTTATGTTGAACTCTTTAGATCTACTACAAAGACAAGCTTTGTTTTTAAATATGAATAATTATTAGATAATTGAAACCGTTTTCTATTTTCAGACGAATAAAAATACTCAAGTATGCAAGATTTCCGTGTTATGTTAAATAATGTGAAATAAGTTTACTTACGAATGGAAGAAAAAATCATGCATATTAAATTTCAAAAAATCATCTTGATCTTATCAGGATTATTCTTAACAGCGATCGGCATAAAACTGTTAACGCTTCACGCTTTAACGTTCGGCGGAACAGCTGGAATTGCTACTCTCGGCTCATTTATGACGAGCTGGTCGTGGGGCATCTTGTTCTTAATCGTAAATCTGCCCTTTTTTATTTTATCCATAAAAAAACTAGGATGGACTTTCTCTTTATCGACCTTTCTATGCATCTTATTAATTTCGGCAATCTCAGATATGATGGATTATTTAACTCTTCCTCTCATTTCTCCGATTGCAGCTTCTGTAATTGCGGGCACGTTAATCGGTATAGGTGTAAGTTTCGTCTTGAATTCTGGGGCTTCCTTAGGCGGAATTCACATATTGGCTCTTTACTTGGAGCAAAAGTCGGACATCAACCGAGGTGTTTCATTGTTCGTGACTGATTTTATCATCGTATCATCTGCGGTTGTTATGTTTGGATTTAAAAATGCACTTATATCAATAATCGCAATCGCAATTGCATCATTGTTAACGGGGAAATTAAAAACTTCAGTCAAACCTTCTTCTACGATTTACCATACATCTGAATCTGAACCCGTTCAAAACAGCTAAAAGCATTTTCCATTAAGGAAAATGCTTTTTTTTGGGCTATTTTCGCATACGATGTTGCTTTTTGGAAGTAGTTGATTTACGTTCCAGGTGCTCGCTTTCCGCGGGGCAGGCGGTGAGCCACATTCGTACGTTTCACTCTTAAGTGTCTCACCTGCCCGCCTGTCCCGCAGGAGTCTCACACCTTCCACTACAATCAACTGTCAAAGAAGAAATTTTGAAAGCAACAATATTTGGAAAACACCTTTAATTTACATAAAATTTATTATGTTAACAAAATGTCTACCATTGTCATTTTCTGCGCTTCCTTAGGAAATATCCTATCCGTTTACTACTCGTATAAATCATCACGATGCTGATTCATATTTTCGTGCATATCTTGCCTTTTAGTTGATTGTGAATGTCCTTTCACCGGCTTAATTTTCCCGATTAAAATTCCCATTTCATTGTAAACACCGCTTTTTGAGTCATTTTTACTCTGAGCTGCGATACTTCCTATTTTTTTTATTTCTTTTATCTTTACAGGATCAGTTGTGATCGCAGCATTTCTTCCGTGTGCATTGCCTTTTAATACTTTATATACTTCTTTTCGTAATGAATCGTTTTCTTCACCTGGCTCCACCGGTACTGACGGAACAATCCCCACTAAAGTGTAAATACCACTCACAATTACGTGCGCTTTATCGACTCCATTTACTTTCTCGGCAAGTTGAACTAAATCTTTTGATTGATGAACTTCATCAGACTTTTCGACAACAAGCGGTGAATCAATCTGAGTATTCGGTTTGCGTTCTGAAGTATCGTATTTAACTTGCTTCGTATCGAGCGTTTCATCACCCGATCCCGTTTTTCCAGAACAAGCACTTACAGTAAAAATAGCACATAACAGCAGCAATCCTACTTTTCGCATATTCATCATCCTTTTTTTACATAGTTTCCATAGGACTTGTTTGAAATATGCAAAAAAATAAGCCTTTGTTATAATGGGAAAAAGAGGTTATAGGAGGCAATTATGGAAGAATATCCACACTTACCCGAATATGCCGATTCATTTATTGCCCATTTACAGAGTAAAGGCAGAAAAAATAGTACAGTTAAACGTTATTATTATGATCTTTGTGATTTTTTTGCTTGGGTTCGCGTAATTAAGAAAACAGATGACTTGAAAGTGATCCAACAATTAGATGCTGCTGCTTTAGAAGAATATTTTTTATTTCTTACCGAACAAAGGGAGTACAAGACCGCAACGACTAAAAGAGTGTTTACCGTGATAAAAAGTCTATTTCACTTTCTGCATGCAAACAGATTTATTACATACAATCCTTTTGTTGA is from Fictibacillus sp. b24 and encodes:
- the spoVK gene encoding stage V sporulation protein K, which produces MNEPIAIKKQRQINIVLNQGNEKTKIDDGATLAGKEKALEQHHPLLRMEKDLNRLVGMEDLKYHVKEIYAWLHINKCRQELGLKAEKQALHMLFKGNPGTGKTTVARKLGTLFHEMKVLSKGHLIEAERADLVGEYIGHTAQKTRELLKKASGGILFIDEAYSLGRGGEKDFGKEAIDTLVKAMEDQQHDFILILAGYPKEMERFLKLNPGLPSRFPIKISFPDYSVEELMEIAKRMIIEREYVLTRDCEWKLKAHIERVKNSNPGSFSNGRYIRNMIEKAVRRQSVRLLNETSQDKKTLMTIQSDDLVLEERDSI
- a CDS encoding YhcN/YlaJ family sporulation lipoprotein, with the protein product MRKVGLLLLCAIFTVSACSGKTGSGDETLDTKQVKYDTSERKPNTQIDSPLVVEKSDEVHQSKDLVQLAEKVNGVDKAHVIVSGIYTLVGIVPSVPVEPGEENDSLRKEVYKVLKGNAHGRNAAITTDPVKIKEIKKIGSIAAQSKNDSKSGVYNEMGILIGKIKPVKGHSQSTKRQDMHENMNQHRDDLYE
- a CDS encoding YitT family protein, whose product is MHIKFQKIILILSGLFLTAIGIKLLTLHALTFGGTAGIATLGSFMTSWSWGILFLIVNLPFFILSIKKLGWTFSLSTFLCILLISAISDMMDYLTLPLISPIAASVIAGTLIGIGVSFVLNSGASLGGIHILALYLEQKSDINRGVSLFVTDFIIVSSAVVMFGFKNALISIIAIAIASLLTGKLKTSVKPSSTIYHTSESEPVQNS